A single window of Mycolicibacterium madagascariense DNA harbors:
- a CDS encoding Hsp70 family protein gives MTEPLATTEPLGMSVGTTNLVATRGGAAPVTRRSVLTVYPDRAPEVGTFPGPNQPGLVLAGFVERVGDPVPLVAADGSSHRGETVLVEALDVMARIVGGGAPVTIAVPSHWGPGVVGALRNALRAKPILSPGGIPATLVPDSVAALAGLRSSPGLPDAGVVVLCDVGGGGTSITLADAAAGLAVIGSTTRYPDFSGDLVDQALLNHVVAGIADANPADTASTAAVGSLTRLRAECRDAKERLSSDTSTVLSAQLPGYSSDVRITRQELERLIEQPLAGLLSAVSEAVQRYGIAPASVSAVATVGGGAAIPLVTQRLSERFRVPVVTAPVPALTIAAGAAVVALGGYDDARTGLAPTGLAPVADAPTGLAPTMGWVAGAPPVEAPPTEAAGALAWSQDDDAPSGEPLPYAGGEYQSEYSGARPEMAFAHDEEDEFPDEAAVLPWYKRPPILFGAAAAAALLAIGGLAVTLTGNSTNSGTVTEVVTISSTGANGLVTTSLSTKTETPSSASNGPQSSSSASQSPTSGSSTTESTSDTTSSTTSSTTTTTTTTTTTTTTTTTTPPTTTTPPTTTTPPTTTRPTTTTAPPVTTTRPPVTTTEAPVTRPPSSQASAPTSVVPPNS, from the coding sequence ATGACCGAACCACTGGCCACGACTGAACCACTCGGGATGTCCGTCGGCACCACCAACCTGGTGGCCACCCGCGGCGGGGCTGCGCCCGTCACCCGGCGCTCGGTGCTGACGGTCTACCCCGACCGCGCGCCCGAGGTCGGGACCTTCCCCGGACCGAACCAGCCCGGCCTGGTCTTGGCGGGGTTCGTCGAACGCGTCGGCGACCCGGTGCCCCTGGTCGCCGCGGACGGGTCGTCGCACCGCGGCGAGACCGTCCTCGTCGAGGCCCTCGACGTGATGGCCCGCATCGTGGGTGGGGGCGCCCCCGTCACGATCGCGGTGCCGTCCCACTGGGGTCCGGGAGTCGTCGGCGCACTGCGAAATGCCCTGCGCGCCAAGCCAATTCTGAGCCCAGGCGGGATTCCCGCCACGCTGGTGCCCGACTCCGTCGCCGCGCTCGCCGGGCTGCGGTCGTCGCCGGGCCTGCCCGACGCCGGCGTCGTCGTGCTCTGCGACGTCGGCGGCGGGGGCACGAGCATCACCCTGGCCGATGCCGCCGCCGGCCTGGCCGTCATCGGCAGCACGACGCGCTATCCGGACTTCTCCGGCGACCTGGTCGACCAGGCCCTGCTGAACCACGTCGTCGCGGGCATCGCGGACGCCAACCCGGCCGATACCGCGAGCACGGCCGCGGTCGGCTCGCTGACCCGGCTGCGGGCCGAGTGCCGCGACGCGAAGGAACGCCTGTCGTCGGACACCTCCACCGTCCTCTCGGCCCAATTGCCGGGCTACTCCTCCGACGTGCGGATCACCCGGCAGGAACTCGAACGGCTCATCGAGCAACCGCTGGCCGGTCTGCTGTCGGCGGTGTCGGAAGCCGTGCAGCGCTACGGCATTGCGCCGGCGAGCGTGTCCGCGGTGGCCACCGTCGGCGGCGGCGCCGCGATCCCCCTGGTGACGCAGCGACTCTCCGAACGGTTCCGGGTGCCCGTCGTGACGGCACCGGTGCCCGCGCTGACGATCGCCGCGGGTGCCGCCGTCGTCGCGCTCGGCGGCTACGACGACGCCCGCACCGGCTTGGCTCCGACGGGTCTGGCCCCCGTCGCCGATGCGCCGACGGGCTTGGCGCCCACCATGGGATGGGTGGCCGGTGCGCCTCCCGTCGAGGCCCCGCCCACCGAGGCGGCCGGCGCCCTGGCGTGGTCCCAGGACGACGACGCTCCGTCGGGCGAACCGCTCCCCTACGCCGGCGGGGAGTACCAGTCCGAGTACTCCGGCGCGCGGCCCGAGATGGCCTTCGCCCACGACGAGGAGGACGAGTTCCCCGACGAGGCGGCGGTGCTGCCCTGGTACAAACGCCCGCCCATCCTGTTCGGCGCCGCCGCCGCGGCCGCACTCCTGGCGATCGGCGGCCTCGCCGTGACGCTGACGGGCAACTCCACCAACAGCGGCACGGTGACCGAGGTCGTCACGATCTCCTCGACCGGAGCCAACGGCCTGGTGACCACCAGCCTGTCCACCAAGACCGAGACGCCGTCCTCCGCCAGCAATGGGCCGCAGAGTTCGTCGTCGGCGTCCCAGTCCCCGACGTCGGGTTCGAGCACCACCGAGTCGACGAGCGACACGACGTCCAGCACGACGTCGTCGACCACCACGACGACCACCACGACCACCACCACGACGACCACCACCACCACGACACCGCCCACGACGACGACGCCACCCACGACGACGACGCCACCCACCACCACACGGCCGACCACCACGACCGCTCCTCCCGTCACCACGACGAGACCGCCCGTCACCACGACGGAGGCACCGGTGACCCGGCCGCCCAGCTCGCAGGCGTCCGCGCCCACGTCGGTGGTGCCGCCGAATTCGTGA
- a CDS encoding Rv0340 family IniB-related protein, whose amino-acid sequence MANSLLDFVMSLVRDPDAAAQYAANPAQAIADAHLTDVTSADVNHLIPVVAESMSTVVPSAAAGSALDDAHNVWASGAATAAFDAFDDHLPLRGADVVAAHVPTVATVIQPPADAAPTVVDHGFDAFDDLREVSAVSPSDHALAYDVPVIDDGHVTDAGPVDDVHHGVVDDHPQDPGFDIFA is encoded by the coding sequence GTGGCGAACTCGCTGTTGGACTTCGTGATGTCGCTGGTGCGCGATCCCGACGCCGCTGCCCAGTATGCGGCCAATCCCGCGCAGGCCATCGCCGACGCCCACCTGACCGACGTGACGAGTGCGGACGTCAACCACCTCATCCCGGTGGTGGCGGAATCGATGTCGACGGTCGTGCCGTCCGCGGCGGCGGGCAGCGCGCTCGACGACGCGCACAACGTCTGGGCGAGCGGCGCGGCGACGGCGGCCTTCGACGCGTTCGACGACCATCTGCCCCTGCGCGGCGCCGACGTCGTCGCAGCTCACGTGCCCACGGTCGCGACCGTGATCCAGCCGCCCGCGGACGCCGCGCCGACCGTCGTCGACCATGGTTTCGATGCCTTCGACGACCTGCGCGAGGTCAGTGCGGTGAGTCCGTCGGACCACGCGCTGGCCTACGACGTGCCCGTGATCGACGATGGGCACGTCACCGATGCCGGCCCGGTGGACGACGTGCACCACGGCGTCGTCGACGACCATCCGCAGGACCCCGGTTTCGACATCTTCGCGTGA
- a CDS encoding IniB N-terminal domain-containing protein — MTNLIDYILDLFRDPGVAATFVRDPDGALRDAGLPNVSAAQLQAVAASAAPAGVFLGDGDPVYGLQTAVANYHSIPAAFSPQTAFSPQTDFASNNATEVASNNDVMSPNQSAGANAQNGAFNLGFGDITFGDKTSNTATNGGVVNTGSAGHIDTTSVNGDGNVVGHDNNANTGVISAGSHSPITVGEGNQTHVSDSSQHSGGDIIDGNQGTVIKDNDMSGGHGGGASASGGSSLLGIGTGGNDAHAGSGGQGGSIIVTDNGNHSNTSTTAVGGNQTTVGHDLGSGNTSTVDSSTHTASTVHEDNTFEQDNSTHTDSSVHSDTSFSQENSLHQSVDTHVQPDTHIGF, encoded by the coding sequence ATGACGAACCTCATCGACTACATCCTCGACCTGTTCCGCGACCCGGGCGTGGCGGCCACGTTCGTCAGGGACCCCGACGGGGCCCTGCGCGACGCCGGCCTGCCGAACGTGAGCGCAGCTCAGCTGCAGGCCGTCGCCGCCAGCGCCGCCCCCGCCGGCGTGTTCCTCGGCGACGGCGACCCGGTGTACGGATTGCAGACGGCAGTCGCGAACTACCACAGCATCCCGGCCGCGTTCTCGCCGCAGACGGCCTTCTCCCCGCAGACCGACTTCGCCAGCAACAACGCCACCGAGGTCGCCAGCAACAACGACGTCATGAGCCCGAACCAGTCGGCCGGGGCCAACGCCCAGAACGGCGCGTTCAACCTCGGCTTCGGCGACATCACGTTCGGCGACAAGACGAGCAACACCGCCACCAACGGCGGCGTCGTGAACACCGGCAGCGCCGGCCACATCGACACCACCAGCGTCAACGGTGACGGAAACGTCGTCGGCCACGACAACAACGCCAACACCGGGGTCATCTCCGCGGGTAGCCACTCGCCGATCACCGTGGGCGAGGGCAACCAGACCCACGTGAGCGACAGCTCGCAGCACTCCGGCGGCGACATCATCGATGGCAACCAAGGCACCGTCATCAAGGACAACGACATGTCCGGCGGGCACGGCGGCGGCGCGAGCGCGAGCGGCGGCAGCAGCCTCCTCGGCATCGGCACCGGTGGCAACGACGCCCACGCGGGCAGCGGCGGTCAGGGTGGCTCGATCATCGTGACCGACAACGGCAACCACTCGAACACGTCCACGACGGCCGTCGGTGGCAACCAGACCACGGTCGGTCACGACCTGGGCAGTGGCAACACCTCGACCGTCGACTCCTCCACCCACACCGCCTCGACGGTGCACGAGGACAACACGTTCGAGCAGGACAACTCCACCCACACCGACAGCTCGGTGCACAGCGACACGTCGTTCTCGCAGGAGAACTCGCTGCACCAGTCGGTCGACACCCACGTCCAGCCTGACACGCACATCGGTTTCTGA